The window GATCAGTCCTTTACGCTCCGGAAACCATTTCACGCAGTTCGACAGCGTTAACAGGTAGCCCGCGCCGTCCGCCAGACCCACCAGGACGCCAGCGCTCAGCCATAGCATCATCAGGTTATTCGAGTGCGCGGTGAGGAAGAAGCCCAGCCCAAGCAGAATCCCCGACGCCATCGTCACGCGCTTAACGCCAAAACGTTCCTGTAATTTCCCGGCGACGGAAGAGGAGATCGCCAGGCCCAGGCTTAACAGGCCGAAGGAGAATGCCACCTGGCTGACAGGTTCGCCCAGCTTCTCGGAAAGAACGCCGTTGAACAGGCTCCAGGTATAGACAGAACCTAAGGCAAACTGGGTAATAATGGTGCCGATAAGGGTTAACCAACGGGTACGCTGATACGATGAAGTTTTCATGGCAGTATTCCTGCATAAACAAAATGGGAAATTCTCTGCCGACAACCATAACGAAATGCATCTTACGCGGGGGGAAAACGGCATGAAGTGCCATCAGAACGGAATGAAATGCCTGCAACAGGGAATAAATGACGAGACAACGCGTACGCGGCGTGATTTTTTAAAAGGTCAGTTAGCGCCCACTATCAACACAATCGCTGTTATCACTGCGTTTAATTTGTAAAAGCGAAGTTAAAACCTGGCGCTAACGCCCATCGTATAGAGGAAGTCTGTATCGTTCGCCGTATTTTCCGCCTGAGAGAGCGCCGCATACGCGGCCAGATGCTGATTAAACAGCATATCCGCGCCAACGGTCACGTCGAGCCAGCTGTTGTCCTGGGTGGTGGCCGCCATACGGCTTAGCCCTGACTGCGCTTTCCAGATATTATCGCCATACTGCTGGTTATAGCTGACCTGCGCCCACGGTCTGACATCGCCAAATTGCGAATTCACCCGCCAGCCCAGCGTACTGACGCTGGCGTGCCATAACGGATCTGCCGCAGAACTGGTTACGCTGTCGCCAAATTCGTTATAAATGGAGGTGGTGGTGCCGTCATAATGCAGTGCGGCAACCGGTCCGGTGGTCACGCGCGCGGAGAGCGGAAAATTCCAGCCCAGGCTCATGCCGCTGGTCGCCTCTGTCGGCGTGGCGTCGGCAAAGCTGACGGCGAATCCCGGCACGCTCTGTGTTAATCTGATCCGTTCCGCAAGGATATCGTCATAACGTGGTTGGTGATCGCTGTCCCATGTATAGCGTTCAGCCGTATGTCCGGATGCGGTATCAGCGATATATTCTTGTTGCCATGCACAGGCTGTGTTGATGTAAAGCGAACAGGCCACGACGCTCGCCAGAAAAAACGTTTTCCGGCGACCACTGTTATTTTTTGTCATCATCAATGCGACTCCAGGGAAGAGCCGAAATCGGCGATTTTATTGTCATTGTCAGAAGGTTAACGGGCCAAAAGCCCTGTATTAAATATTGTCTTTTTCGCTGGTGCGTCAAGGCGATCGGAA is drawn from Citrobacter rodentium NBRC 105723 = DSM 16636 and contains these coding sequences:
- a CDS encoding autotransporter domain-containing protein — its product is MMTKNNSGRRKTFFLASVVACSLYINTACAWQQEYIADTASGHTAERYTWDSDHQPRYDDILAERIRLTQSVPGFAVSFADATPTEATSGMSLGWNFPLSARVTTGPVAALHYDGTTTSIYNEFGDSVTSSAADPLWHASVSTLGWRVNSQFGDVRPWAQVSYNQQYGDNIWKAQSGLSRMAATTQDNSWLDVTVGADMLFNQHLAAYAALSQAENTANDTDFLYTMGVSARF